In Euphorbia lathyris chromosome 10, ddEupLath1.1, whole genome shotgun sequence, the DNA window CAAATATTGAATCTTGTCTGGATGCTGTTTTCCAACAAAAAGTATTAAGTGGTACGGCACATGATATCTGATGACTTTAAACTCCATAAATTCACATGATATTTCCATTTTGTATGACATGGCTGAAATCGGGTAGGTGGAGTGAGGATGGTTCTTGTTCATAATGATATCTATCGAACTTCATCATATATGAGGGTTCATGTTTTAAAGCAGCTATCACCATAACTGAAGCAACTAACAAGTGCGCAAGGATTAGGATTTCAACCCTGCCAAATGCTCAACCTCCTTGTCTTTACCAAATTGGTGTGCTTGTGAGCATTAGTGTTAGATTGCAGACCAGCCTAAGTATTCAAACTGTAGGCTGATCAATGGGTGCAAGATCTTAACCAGCTGAGCATATGTGGTTTTTGAAGCGCTAGCAATACATTACATAAGAGATGAGAACTGAATTGAATAGCTATTTTAACTGGGTTTGAGTTTTGACATGCTTTGCATTTTCTAAATTACACTGCTTCAGTAATTGGTCCAGTAatgtttcctttttctcttttttgtaGTTCTCGGTCCATATAGGCTCATCTCATCATGCGTCATAATGTTTTGCAGAAATAGACTCTGATATTGAAGATCAACAACCGGAGGTTTATGCTGTTCAAATTGAAGAAGCTGGTCTTGCAATATCTGCAGCATCACGGTTACTCACAAAGCTTCTTGATTCGGATCAGTTTTCCCGCACCATAAACTCAACCCATTTCACCAAATTACTAAGTAAAATTTTGAAGTCAAATATCCCTCTTCAGTACAAGGATTGGGTTGCTGCATGTATGGTGAAACTCAGCTCTATGTCTAGTCCTAGCCTAATATATGACAATCCAATCAACATAGAAGTAACTCTTTATGACACCATTCCAAGACTAATTGAGCAGATCAAATCCGATTCTCCTCCAGAAGTGCAGGAAGCTGCTGTTGTGGAACTCAACAGAATAATATCTGAGGGGGTGGTAGATGCAACTCGAGCAGTTGCTTCAAATGGGGGAATATTCCCATTGGTGAAGGTAATAGGAGGAGGAAGCGAGAGGGCTGTTGAAGCAGCAACGTCTATCCTCTACAATCTGAGCATGAACGTTGAAAATCATTCTGCAATAGTAGCTGCTGGTGCAGTGCCAGCTCTGAGGAGAATAGTCTTGTCGGAAAAGCCACAGTGGAAGCAAGCGTTGCATTTGTTGAGGACTTTGCCTACTTGATGGGATAAATAAATCATAATGATTTTGTGCATATTTGTATTAACCTGGGCGTTTTATTATGAAGCTTCATCTGTTTTGCCTATTTGATACTCCACAGTTAAAAATTCCGGACAGAAAATATCATTTCCAATGTATGCTTGAAATGAGTTGCCTAAAGCATGACCGCCGTTCACCCCTTATAGGAGTGGATGAGTCTTTTCTTACTTTTCCATCTTCATCCGTGTATTGTTTTTTGATAAATTCAAACTGTCCTATCAAGAATTGTGCATTTTAAGTTTTTTCCTATCCAGATTAAAATGACATCGTCGTAGTTAAGGGGTTTATATTCAGTCCATATAAGTTGGATTTATAGTTCTGCCACAGCTCTAGTCTTGGTCATAAATCTTTCCATTTTATAAATGTTGAGAACAAAAAAGTTTTAGGTTAGGGTAAACTTTACAAAATTTGGACCTTTATCCCTTGGATAATAATATAGTGGAGAGGGATGGTTGAATCAGGTCCCAAATATATCAAACTTTGTCTTGGGCAGGAGGAGAGATTTTTTATTCTGACTCTGAGGAGCTGAAACAAAGAAAGAAGATGGCTTGCTTATCCTGCCACTGTATCAGTAAGTCGTTCGTCCATGCCTCTCTAAACCCCCAAAATGACGCCTCATCTTCCACTCCTCCTTCCCATTCTAAGCCCAAATCAAAAACCAGAACTCCCAGGAGATCTCTGGAAACCAAAATCCAACAACAACTCTCTCTAATGGAGATTGAACGTGCTATAGGCGCCGGCAGTTATCGCGATTCTGACACCCCGTTTGTCCTTCTTCACTCTtacttcttttccttttctttcctttccatTCCCATTCCCATCCTACTTTCTTTTAAATGATTTGTGTCTATAATCAGGGACTCCAAGCCCCGGGATTCTATTTTGAAAGGGTTATTGCCCAATTCTGCCGGTAATTTCGAGACTCCCGTTGAGAAGAAGCTACGGGAGACCGGAGAGTGGGTTACCGTCACAGCCGAGGGAAAATTTCAAGCCTCTGGTACTTCACTTCATTATATCCTTTTGCTATATATCAGTATAGTTTGATTTTAAGACCTCCTGCTAGTTTTGAACAAGGAATAAACGTTGATTCAGCAGATCTGCTTAGTTTAGAAAACGTTTCTCATTGTTGTCTTCAAGTTAAATTAAATCTCTACTTGGTAGGTTGGTcaaattttgtttttgtaatttgcAGGTAAAAAGATTTTGATGTTCTTCTTAAAACTTGTTCTGCCAATCTACATTGTGATGTTCTTGGTGACTAGTGGAACTGTTAAACTACCCTGGAGCACTCCATTTCTTGAGGATATGCTAATGTGAAGGTGTcaattttcaaattcaaatccaaATTGTAGTTTGCCTTATCAAGGAACAAATTGAACTAAAAACTTAAGATGATAGTTAAAATCCAAACAAAGTTATTATACATGCTTGATTGTTGTGAAGTACAGGCCAATTTCAGCCACAAGAATCTATTGTTAGTTTGATCATAATGAAATCCATAAATAGCAGCAGCTTAGCATCTATGGAAACTGCCTAAAACATAAAATGCATGAACAGATAGATCAAGGGTGGAATTCTGGAAAATGAATCTATCAATCTGACTGACATCCTTCAGATTAGTTGTATTACATGCATTTGAATTGCTGTAACTAAACAAGATTATTAGATTCTGCCTTTCCGTAGTGATGTCTACTTGGAATCTTGTTCCTGCAAACACTACTTTAGAAGAGGAGACTATATGGGTGGGTTTTTATGTAATAATTTCTTGCTCCCCTAGTCTAGGAGCTCCATGTTGCAGGAGAGACAAACAAGAGGaccatttattatatatatataaacttattGATTATGTTATTACTGTTTCCTATATATGCCATTTCATATTCTCTAGAAGCTCTATTTTCATCCAGTGAACGAAAATTCTAATCTTTGGTCAATGTTATGGCATAGCCTTCGTTTCCTTGTAAAAAGTACACCCTTTTACCAGGAAAACTTCATTTGACTTGTAATATCATGTTCAGTGGCGGATCCATAACTGCTACGGTGGTAGGGAGTAATTTTACATCTGCGTATATAAATTTTTTCCACACTATCTTGCCCCCCCAACTCCGATTTTCCGGCGACAGGCTCCCGAAACCATCCTTAGTAAGTGGCGGATCCATAACTGCTACGGTGGTAGGGAGTAATTTTACATCTGCGTATATAAATTTTTTCCACACTATCTTGCCCCCCCAACTCCGATTTTCCGGCGACAGGCTCCCGAAACCATCCTTAGTAAGGGTGATTTTGGCGGACAGGGCCCTTCCAGTTCCCCTTGTCTCCTCCCATGGTTTATGTCAAATGCCCAACTTCCCTTTCCTATTTTGATAAGCTTTTTAGCCTTTTAAATATGTGGAGTGGAAGCTTTTATCCAAATCAGTTGCTATCATCCAGCATAGAATTGAAGAATAAAGAAAGCATAACTGAAGGGTTGGCTTTggcttctttcttttttatttatttcaaacaGTAGATATAATATTCTTTTTAAGACTCTTTAGGTGATTTTCGTCAATTAGTCATGTGCTTTTAACCAAAAGTTACTTTCCTTGATGTTAAAAGCTGAAACTGAATTAATGGAAATGATTGGTTTTTTCTACCTCTTTTTACCCTTCTAACATTTCTTCGGCTTACTCATGAAGACCAGAAGTACTGATTTGGTTCTCATggataattatttatgtatctgcAATTCAGCTAATTGATAGAGTGAATTGCTACATACCGTCTCCAAATTACTAGTTACCGTTCCGATTTAGACTTTTTTGGCCCTTatcataattttgataaaaaactgaaaattattttttcaaaatcacaaactcgaacaacaataattgaaattatgaaaataattgatatgtgaCAACTCGaatcccgaaaatggatgattatgagtcggaaattaaaatttacattttgattatcaaaaaaatcatgaacatagtgcatattttttttttttctgatgattagtatttttcgtcacaaaaaattaaagaattttgtatttttcgtcgtaaaaaattgaacgatttaaCATTTTCCGTCACTAAAAAGCCTACCATTGTGCCAAGCACAAATTTTAGTCTAGGAGGGTGCTGGACCCGTCTAGCCAATGGCTGGGACGGATGTAGTGAAAAGGGATGACATGACCGTGCTCCTGATTCATGGAAACAACCATTTGATGCGTATTGTTTTGGACGGACACGAATATAACTATATGTTGAGATTTCATTTATGAATGCTCCTAAATCATAATGCTGGAATAACTTAGCTCGCATTGGTTAAGCACTATTCTTAGAATCTATGGAAAAAGGGACACTTGACCTTAATAACTTAAAAAGGAGAAACTCAAGCCAAGAACCTTAAAGATGTCTATGTTAATAGATTAGTTATACGAGCAATTGCCATTCGGTATAATGCTAGACCAGTAGTTGTTCCAACCTGTTATTTGATTCAATTTATTCCTGTTTTTATTGCTTTATTGCATGTTCACTACACCCACTTCAAAGTTATTAGATCTAGTGATTAAGGTAACTATTCCTGCTCTTAACCCAATCCCTGTGGAAATGACACTTGGTTTTGCCCAACTACGATTGACCTAGTATACTTGCTAGTGTCCCATTTCGAGAgaccaagtttttggcgccgttgccggggattgacgGCTTAAGTTTCAGAATTAGTACGCTTAATTTGCTACCTGTAAATCACATGTTTGTTTAGTGTCTGTTAAAATTTTAGATGTTTATGCGAAGAACATGTATTCATATTGTTCCTGTAGATCTTGAAATCGAGAGAACCtacagaagaagaaggagaCTGTTCAGACAAAGTAGACTTGCCAAGATGAACCGCGAGAATGAGATACCAGAACCTGAACAACCAGAGAACCATGAGGAGGGTCATGGTGAAAATAACAGAGTTAATggtaataataacaacaatggTAATCAGAGGCTGCGGATGAAGGATTATTCCAGACCATCTACTAAAGGTCATTCATCATGCATTGTATTACTCAATGAGGGGAACCACCTGTTTGAAATCAAAGCTTCAATGATTCAGATGCTGCAAACAGTCGTGCAATTCTGTGGGTATCCGAATGAAGATCCAAACGCTCACACTCAAGATTTCATTACGATGTGCAATACTTTTCGAACGAATAGGAATGAGAGTGATGACGTGATCAGACTCAAACTGTTCCCATTTTCATTGAAGGACAAGGCCAAGAACTGGCTGAAAAATCTTCAGCCAGGTTCAATCATtacttgggaagaaatggcaaCTTGTTTCTGATGAAGTACTTTCCACCTCGACAGGCCATCAAACTTGGAAATGAGGTATCTCATTTCTTTCAAGAAGAAGGTGAATCTCTATCCGAAGCTTGGGAGAGGTACAAGGAGCTGCTGAGAAGAGTTCCAAATCATGGCATacctatgtggatgcaagtgcagaaCTTCTACAATGGAGTAACCAATACATACAAGATTCAAATCGAGTCAGTGGCAAATGGGAACTCGGAGGAGCTTGAACCTCAAGACTTGTACAAGTTGATAGAGAAAGTTGTTATCACGAGTTGACATATgggtcatatttctttaagtgaTCCCTAAATTACCCATAATCTTGGGTGTCTTACTCTAGTACCTACTGAGAGTAAGGTTTTTCATAATATGGCAATTTTACAGGTGATTGATATGCATGTTAGCCGCATTACCAATGTAAGTCATCATTTGGTTaattctgttggtcccttgtgatacAAGAataagtgttggtcccttataacgtgacaagttagttccaagggggggggtaggaactatttaaaattttgtccgttaaggctgacttcttttcttatgaaaaggtttacacaacgTGACTAAGTAGTTTGAaaacacaagcttagtcaacttgtgactaagtctgtttctttccttgagtcaggaaataacacttagagtctattcctgaattcagcttcttagtatacttaactcagcgtgagctcgttacttagtcagttttatagtaagcaatatgtaaaggagtttaagggttagaaaggtattactcagcagacttatcctggttcggcctctccgcctacgtccagtccccggaacacgttccgagattttcgaattctctactgagctctttaaaggtagagcacgaaaccttttacaatagaagctgagtatacaagagtaccttcctctatacctctactcactcctatatctaccgttgagtactataaccgagtactcagcctctcatttctattcttctagaaatgatatagtgtttgtcctaaacaacaattgataagacactttagatgattgaaaatcactctagacttttacacaataatatggaaattggtgtaaggtttttgctttgcttttctcacagaacttcgtgtagaaatttggtcagcgttttgactagttgaagatctgcgtcaaatgaagcaaatgagaggcctttatatagtgacacttgaggcacctggtcatttcgaatttcgaaataaccgttggagggaaacggcttcctgtcgttgtcactcagtacgcgctcagtgtcgttggccaataagATTCATGCATCTTTTGTCCAcggcagtgctcggcagcttttcgtctggcaaacagaatgtttcgacatttttggcaaagtcttccagacagcttcttgcgccttctgaactttatccaaagtagaaatactttgtctagaagttgaatcTTGTCTGCCGTTGTCCTGACTgcttgtcgcttaactcagcagcttttccttgaagcttttgctagaaggcttctcgatccttctacACGCTGAGTCATCGTTTTGCTTGAAACGACTTCGTttcatcttcttgggccgtgaggtcttgattatgttgacttgggcttgacttccactcatgggcttttagactttaaaacttaatgtcttatagataaataaactcaacattgaacaaacacattagtataaataaatcaaagcatttaaatttaatgtgttagaatattttttatcaattacttaaataattttgtcaaatcaaaatcatgtggaaaagtgtttcaacaataagTTCCTAAGGGGTGAGTTAAGGTTTTTCACTTGATTCTTAGCACAATGATATTGGGTAAGGTCAGAGGCAGCTTTAATTGATCAACGACTAAAGCTACTTCTAACATTGAGTCGGAAAATAGCACTtgggagtctattcctgagctcagtaCCAAATCACACAACTCAGTATTCATTCAGTTAAGcgtttacaaaacaaaataaaaagcaaGCAGATAAAGGAGTTAAGAGATAGAAAAGGTTACTCAGcagttttatcctggttcggcctcctaccTACATCCAGttaggggtgggcacggttcggttaaccggtccaaTAAGGAAAAcaattaaccgaaccgttacTTTCGGTTTATATAAACCGAAATCGGTCCAGATAAATCGGTTAACCGAACAACCAGTTAACCATTAATGTCGGTTAGATTTTTCGGTTAatggtttttaaccaattcatACTGGTTAACCAAAAACCAACggttaatcataatttttatccaaacctaaatttttaaacaatattaaaaaaatccaCATTAAGAATAATTCaaacgaaacgaattcatataaaagttcagaattcaaacataaacaacgaactaaaaaacaatccatcaagtttacatttaaaacataaagaaacgtaaataatatttcgtcaaaGTACTTAATACAACATTAATTCATCAAATCTTTTCAATCCCTATTCATCACATCTTCTCGATCATCAATCATCAATTGTGCAAAGAGGATGATTATCAGTGACACAAGAAtcctctacaaaaaaaaaaaaaaacatatagttaaattaaatatcaaattttaACTAAATTTAATATAACAAAAGTAACTAAATTCATGTTACCTAGGTTGATGGTCTCAAATTGGTTGTTTCAAGATATTATCTAAATGCATTGGTTGAGATGAATAGGACCACTAAGTTGGAGCAACTACAACATAGTCATTTTGAACAATCAAACTCATTGAAAATTcccaaatttacaaaataaatttaACATGGCCTGTTAAAATATTTAAGACGCCCCATTCAAAAAACACCCAGCAAACAGGATTTAGAACCTTGATTATAAGCAAAGAGAACTGCGTCGTTTCATCCGACAACTGTGAAAAGCtaaggaaaaacagaaaaaaagggaagaattataataaactaattctATTATAATCATAttcattataataaactaattctATTATAATCATATCCATTACTGCTCCTCCAACCATAACTAAACAAACTAGTTCCTTTTAATATTCAACATCTCTCTATAATTAATTCAATTCCTAATCTGGGTTTGAATTTTTATGCTATTTTGATTAGATCCCaagattaattaatcaattccTAATCTGGGTTAGAAAATTGCTATTAAGAGATTTAATGCAATGGCTTGGCCTGAtgctaaaaacaataaaaacagaaCAAATATACACGTTAAATGGCATTTAACACTAAAAACAATAAGACCAACAATTCTatgttgtttttcttgtttcatCCTTTCTAATGGTGAAAAGAAAACTttgactaattaattaaaaaacagATACGGATCTACATACAATGAAGTAAGATCCTTTGAAACAGGAGCGAAAATAAGAGGGCCAGTAGGTGCTTGTCCCTGATCATAGTTTTCAAACTAAAAATCTAAAACTTTCTTCAAAGGTTCCTTAATCAACCAAACAAACAAATAGCAAAATGAGCTATGTAGCAGAAATACCTT includes these proteins:
- the LOC136208646 gene encoding probable NAD(P)H dehydrogenase subunit CRR3, chloroplastic is translated as MACLSCHCISKSFVHASLNPQNDASSSTPPSHSKPKSKTRTPRRSLETKIQQQLSLMEIERAIGAGSYRDSDTPDSKPRDSILKGLLPNSAGNFETPVEKKLRETGEWVTVTAEGKFQASGKKILMFFLKLVLPIYIVMFLVTSGTVKLPWSTPFLEDMLM